From the genome of Streptomyces sp. SID8374:
ACCGGCAGGTCTGGGACCGGGCGGCAGCGCGGCTGCTCGCCAAGATGCTCGGCGAGTTCGCGTACGAGGAGATCATCGAGCCCGAACGCCGACCCGGCGACGGCCGCCTCCACTCCCTGCGCCTCGACGACGGTACGGAGCTACGCTTCTCGGCCCGCCGGGGCGTCTACGGAAGCTGGCGCGTCGACCCCGACTCGATCGAGTCCGTCCACCGCCCCGCGACCGCCCCTTCCAACGGCGCTTCCCCGCACGCCGGTTCACCCTCGCGCAACGCGTCCTCCAACGGCTCCTCCGAGGGGACCCGCCCGTTCCGCGACCCGCTGCGGTTCCTCGCCAGCGCGAGCGGCCTCCTCGGACTCGACGGAGCCACCCTCGGCCACCTCATCCGCGAGCTGACCCTCACGCTCTCCGCCGACGCCCGCCTCGACCACACCGCCCTCACCGCGGCCCAGCTCGCCGATGTCGGCTACGCCGAGCTCGAAGGCCACCAGACCGGCCACCCCTGGCTGGTGGCGAGCAAGGGGCGGCTCGGCTTCTCCGCCGCCGACGCGGCCCGCTTCACGCCCGAGACCCGCAGCCCCCTCCAGCTGCCGTGGATCGCCGTGAGCACCCGCATCGCGCAGTACCGGGGCGTGGGCCGCCTCACCACCCCCGAGCACCTCTACGCCGAAGAACTCGACCCTTCCGTCCGCGCCTCGTTCGCCGCCGAACTGCACGCCCGGGGGATCGACCCCGAGAGCTATCTCTACCTCCCCGTACACCCCTGGCAGTGGGACGAATGGATCGTTCCGCTCTTCGCCCCCGCCATCGCCGACGGGGACATCGTGGCCCTTCACACCGACGGCGACGCGCGCCTCGCCCAGCAGTCCGTGCGCACCTTCGCCAATGTGGCCCGCCCCGACCGGCACACCGTGAAGCTGCCGCTCTCCATCCTCAACACCCTGGTCTGGCGCGGCCTGCCGACCGAGCGGACCCTCGCCGCCCCCGCCGTCACCGCCTGGGTCCAGGGCCTGTGCGAGTCCGACCCGTTCCTGCGTGACACGTGCCGGGTCATCCTCCTCGGCGAGGTCGCCTCCGTCGCCGTGGAACACCCGCTCTACGACCACCTCCCCGAAGCCCCGTACCAGTACAAGGAAATCCTCGGCGCGATCTGGCGGGAGCCGCTGCCGCCCCGCCTCGCACCCGGCGAACGCGCCCGCACGCTCGCCTCCCTCCTCCATACGGACCCGGCGGGCCGCGCGTTCACCGCCGAGCTCGTGGAGCGCTCCGGGCTCGCCCCGGCCGCCTGGCTGACCCGCCTCTTCGCCGCCCTGCTGCCGCCGCTCCTGCACTTCCTCTACCG
Proteins encoded in this window:
- a CDS encoding IucA/IucC family siderophore biosynthesis protein, translated to MPTYPASHDSADPHPLLSPPELNRQVWDRAAARLLAKMLGEFAYEEIIEPERRPGDGRLHSLRLDDGTELRFSARRGVYGSWRVDPDSIESVHRPATAPSNGASPHAGSPSRNASSNGSSEGTRPFRDPLRFLASASGLLGLDGATLGHLIRELTLTLSADARLDHTALTAAQLADVGYAELEGHQTGHPWLVASKGRLGFSAADAARFTPETRSPLQLPWIAVSTRIAQYRGVGRLTTPEHLYAEELDPSVRASFAAELHARGIDPESYLYLPVHPWQWDEWIVPLFAPAIADGDIVALHTDGDARLAQQSVRTFANVARPDRHTVKLPLSILNTLVWRGLPTERTLAAPAVTAWVQGLCESDPFLRDTCRVILLGEVASVAVEHPLYDHLPEAPYQYKEILGAIWREPLPPRLAPGERARTLASLLHTDPAGRAFTAELVERSGLAPAAWLTRLFAALLPPLLHFLYRYGTVFSPHGENAIVVFDENDVPVRLAIKDFVDDVNISAHPLPEHDTMPEEVRTVLLTEEPSFLTQFIHSGLFVGVFRYLSPLCEEQLGVSEDEFWSLVRAEIVRHHARFPELKERFELFDMLTPEIERLCLNRNRLHVDGYRDRSSRPHAAIHGTVPNPLHPAARIRE